The Anoxybacillus flavithermus genome has a segment encoding these proteins:
- a CDS encoding manganese catalase, whose amino-acid sequence MFTRINKLQIELPKSTYADAKAAAAVQELLGGKFGEMSTLNNYLFQSFNFREKKKLKPFYDLVASITAEELGHVELVTTAINLCLTGTTYEGAPDVTPMQNGADQRNTYHFIATAQTALPGDSMGKSWSGDYVFNSGNLVLDLLHNFFLECGARTHKMRVYEMTDHPVAREMIGYLLVRGGVHVIAYAKALQIVTGVDVTKMLPIPNLSNDKFDAAKKYEAQGWHRKLYTFSEHDYQDVRQIWKGTHPIDGGQLEVIQGTPTGAPIPDLEAVEETFAPGISYEDFLEIAKRLQRSAGL is encoded by the coding sequence ATGTTCACAAGAATAAACAAACTACAAATTGAACTACCGAAGTCCACGTACGCAGATGCAAAGGCAGCAGCGGCAGTTCAAGAGCTGCTTGGCGGAAAGTTTGGAGAAATGTCAACGTTAAACAATTATTTATTTCAGTCATTTAATTTTCGTGAAAAGAAAAAATTAAAACCTTTTTATGATTTAGTTGCAAGCATTACAGCGGAAGAACTAGGTCATGTAGAACTTGTGACAACGGCCATTAATTTATGCTTAACCGGCACGACATATGAAGGCGCACCCGATGTGACACCGATGCAAAATGGAGCAGATCAACGAAATACGTATCATTTTATCGCTACCGCACAAACAGCGTTACCCGGAGATTCAATGGGAAAGTCGTGGTCAGGAGATTACGTCTTCAATAGCGGAAACTTAGTTTTAGACTTGTTGCACAATTTTTTCTTAGAATGTGGCGCACGTACACATAAAATGCGTGTATACGAGATGACGGATCATCCTGTTGCACGAGAAATGATTGGTTATTTACTTGTACGAGGAGGGGTTCACGTCATCGCATATGCCAAAGCTCTTCAAATTGTTACAGGGGTTGACGTGACAAAAATGTTACCAATCCCAAATTTGAGCAACGATAAATTTGATGCAGCAAAAAAGTATGAAGCACAAGGTTGGCATAGAAAATTGTATACATTTAGCGAACATGATTATCAAGATGTAAGGCAAATTTGGAAAGGAACACATCCGATTGATGGGGGACAACTTGAAGTTATTCAAGGAACGCCGACTGGGGCCCCGATTCCAGACTTAGAAGCAGTGGAAGAAACATTCGCTCCAGGTATTTCATACGAAGATTTTCTTGAAATAGCGAAACGTCTTCAACGATCTGCTGGACTGTAA
- a CDS encoding GntR family transcriptional regulator — MFDLDLRSRKPIYEQLIEKIKKMIIHDVLKPNEQLPSVRLLAKQLTINPNTIQKAYRELEREGYIYSIPGKGSFVANKKEAIYDEKVKQIEESIFKLCQEAFYIGVKKEHIFSIVERAQSTMRGGEELDSN; from the coding sequence ATGTTTGATCTTGATTTACGAAGTCGAAAACCGATTTATGAACAATTGATCGAAAAAATAAAAAAAATGATTATTCACGATGTGCTGAAACCGAATGAGCAATTGCCATCTGTTCGTTTGCTCGCTAAACAGTTAACAATTAATCCTAACACTATCCAAAAAGCATATCGAGAATTAGAAAGAGAAGGGTACATTTACTCTATTCCGGGGAAAGGGAGTTTTGTTGCTAATAAAAAAGAGGCGATTTACGATGAAAAAGTAAAACAGATAGAAGAAAGCATATTCAAACTATGTCAAGAAGCATTTTATATCGGGGTAAAAAAAGAACATATTTTTTCGATTGTGGAACGTGCACAGAGCACGATGCGAGGAGGAGAGGAACTTGATTCAAATTAA
- a CDS encoding PAS domain-containing sensor histidine kinase: MESFEKLKQKINELEEELKLYKRFVEHINFPFSYVDYELGKVIKKERKAPSPTIETIEKDMNQTSILKWNIDLQKDYPFEQVEQFLAPIFDLVSHHIVFVDAEGIITLCNLQAANDVGVNRDEIIGKHIRELLNIPDEQIMTLKTLRTKQPLYNCEVLDRYYGIVNTRILYNEDGSIKRVISMFQSLNQMKEAEKLAIAGRIAAGIAHEIRNPLTTVRGYLQFLKEQLPEHIITLIDQLLIPELDRANDIITDFLNIAKPNEAKAEWIEVNHFIQNDVDLLLKSEALLHNVELSYHLDEKLQHYTVYIDKNQLLQVLINLFRNAIEAKTEKSLRVNIETKLHNNLVQIYVRDNGPGIPPTIIHHVFDPFFSTKSTGTGLGLSLSRKIVELHKGSMRVQSEFGHGSCFIIELPAYSKK; the protein is encoded by the coding sequence ATGGAGAGTTTTGAGAAACTAAAACAAAAAATAAATGAACTTGAGGAAGAACTAAAATTATATAAACGTTTTGTTGAACATATTAATTTTCCATTTTCATACGTTGATTACGAACTCGGAAAAGTCATAAAAAAAGAAAGAAAGGCTCCTTCTCCAACGATTGAAACAATAGAAAAGGATATGAACCAAACATCGATCCTAAAATGGAATATTGATTTACAAAAAGACTACCCATTCGAACAAGTGGAACAATTTTTGGCTCCTATTTTTGATCTCGTTTCTCATCATATCGTTTTCGTCGATGCTGAAGGAATCATTACGTTATGCAACTTGCAAGCGGCAAACGATGTTGGAGTAAACCGAGACGAGATTATTGGGAAACATATTCGCGAATTGTTGAATATTCCCGATGAACAAATTATGACGTTAAAAACGTTGCGGACAAAACAACCACTTTATAATTGCGAAGTGCTTGATCGATATTACGGCATCGTTAATACACGCATTTTATATAACGAAGATGGATCGATTAAACGTGTCATTAGTATGTTTCAATCACTTAATCAAATGAAAGAAGCAGAAAAGCTGGCGATCGCTGGGCGAATTGCTGCAGGAATTGCTCACGAAATTCGAAATCCGTTAACAACAGTGCGAGGATATTTGCAGTTTTTAAAAGAACAATTACCAGAACATATTATTACTCTTATTGATCAGCTTTTAATCCCTGAACTGGATCGAGCAAATGATATTATTACAGACTTTTTAAACATCGCAAAACCAAATGAAGCGAAAGCAGAATGGATTGAAGTAAATCACTTCATCCAAAATGATGTAGACCTTTTACTAAAAAGTGAAGCACTTCTTCATAATGTGGAACTTTCATATCATTTAGATGAAAAATTACAACATTATACTGTTTATATCGATAAAAATCAGCTGTTGCAAGTGCTCATTAACTTATTTCGCAATGCGATTGAGGCGAAAACAGAAAAATCGTTACGTGTAAATATTGAAACAAAATTGCATAACAACCTTGTTCAAATTTATGTGCGTGATAATGGACCTGGAATTCCTCCTACCATTATCCATCACGTGTTTGATCCGTTTTTCTCGACAAAATCAACAGGAACAGGTCTCGGTTTATCTTTGTCGCGAAAAATTGTAGAACTTCATAAAGGATCTATGCGTGTGCAAAGTGAGTTTGGTCATGGCTCATGCTTTATTATTGAACTACCTGCTTATTCAAAAAAATGA
- a CDS encoding threonine ammonia-lyase produces MISLRHIEEAQQRMKTVVHKTPLEFSQTFSRLSNNRVYMKLENLQKTGSFKVRGSYNKIMSLSEEEKNRGVIAASAGNHAQGVAYSSSMIGIPCTIVMPKGAPLSKIQATQSYGANVILHGDVFDESLEYARKLQQETGATFVHPFDDPAVIAGQGTIGLELFEQLDHIDAVICPVGGGGLLAGLAVAMKQKKPSIRVYGVESTACASTTAAKQHNQPVMITPLNTIADGIAVKRIGDLTFSYIQKYVDDIVCVEETDISRTMLYLLERNKLLVEGSAACSLAALLYKKIPLEGKNIVAILSGGNVDVTLISRIIERGLVESGRFVTFSTVISDKPGQLNKLLRIIADLEANVMSIDHQRMGTNVLPGQAEIRFSLETKNGEHIDQIQRVLIESGYTIRRLD; encoded by the coding sequence TTGATTTCACTAAGACATATTGAAGAAGCTCAACAACGAATGAAAACTGTTGTTCATAAAACTCCTCTTGAATTTTCTCAAACATTTAGTCGCTTATCGAATAATCGAGTATACATGAAATTAGAAAATTTACAGAAAACAGGTTCGTTTAAAGTACGAGGATCCTATAACAAAATTATGTCATTAAGTGAAGAAGAAAAAAATCGCGGAGTCATCGCAGCTTCAGCAGGGAATCATGCTCAAGGAGTTGCTTATTCAAGCAGCATGATCGGTATCCCATGCACAATTGTCATGCCTAAAGGAGCGCCATTAAGTAAAATTCAAGCGACACAAAGTTATGGGGCAAACGTCATTTTACACGGAGACGTATTTGATGAATCGTTGGAATATGCTCGAAAGTTGCAACAAGAAACAGGAGCAACGTTTGTTCATCCCTTTGATGATCCAGCTGTGATCGCTGGCCAAGGTACAATCGGGCTAGAATTATTCGAACAACTAGATCATATTGACGCAGTGATTTGTCCGGTTGGAGGAGGTGGCTTGCTCGCTGGTCTAGCCGTTGCGATGAAACAAAAAAAACCCTCTATTCGCGTATATGGCGTTGAGTCGACTGCTTGCGCGAGCACGACAGCAGCAAAACAACATAATCAGCCCGTTATGATTACTCCATTGAATACAATTGCCGATGGCATCGCTGTGAAACGAATTGGAGATTTAACGTTTTCATACATACAAAAATATGTCGACGATATTGTTTGTGTCGAAGAGACGGATATTTCACGAACAATGTTATATTTACTCGAACGAAACAAATTGCTTGTCGAAGGTTCGGCAGCTTGCTCACTAGCAGCTTTATTGTACAAAAAAATTCCACTTGAAGGAAAAAATATTGTCGCCATTTTAAGTGGTGGGAATGTCGATGTCACACTCATTTCACGCATTATTGAACGAGGACTCGTTGAATCAGGACGCTTCGTCACATTTTCAACGGTCATATCTGACAAACCGGGTCAACTAAATAAATTGTTGCGCATTATCGCGGATTTAGAAGCTAATGTCATGTCCATTGATCATCAACGGATGGGAACGAATGTTCTTCCTGGACAAGCCGAAATACGTTTTTCCCTTGAAACAAAAAATGGGGAGCATATTGATCAAATTCAACGTGTGTTAATCGAATCTGGTTACACCATCCGTCGTCTTGATTAA